A single region of the Pseudomonas granadensis genome encodes:
- a CDS encoding electron transfer flavoprotein subunit beta/FixA family protein, protein MKVLVAVKRVVDYNVKVRVKADNSGVDLANVKMSMNPFCEIAVEEAVRLKEKGVATEIVVVSIGPTTAQEQLRTALALGADRAILVESAEDLTSLAVAKLLKAVVDKEQPQLVILGKQAIDSDNNQTGQMLAALSGYGQGTFASKVEVSGDTVAVTREIDGGAQTVSLKLPAIVTTDLRLNEPRYASLPNIMKAKKKPLETLTPDALGVSTASTNKTLKVEAPAARSAGIKVKSVAELVEKLKNEAKVI, encoded by the coding sequence ATGAAGGTTCTTGTAGCTGTCAAACGCGTTGTGGATTACAACGTCAAGGTCCGCGTCAAGGCGGACAATTCCGGCGTCGATCTCGCCAACGTCAAGATGTCGATGAACCCGTTCTGCGAAATCGCAGTGGAAGAAGCCGTACGCCTGAAAGAGAAGGGCGTTGCGACTGAAATCGTCGTCGTCTCCATCGGCCCGACCACCGCTCAGGAACAGCTGCGTACCGCACTGGCTCTGGGTGCCGACCGTGCCATCCTCGTCGAATCCGCTGAAGATCTGACTTCCCTCGCTGTGGCCAAGCTGCTCAAGGCCGTGGTCGACAAGGAACAGCCGCAACTGGTGATCCTCGGCAAACAGGCGATCGACAGCGACAACAACCAGACCGGCCAGATGCTCGCTGCACTGAGCGGCTACGGTCAGGGCACGTTCGCCTCGAAAGTCGAAGTCTCCGGCGACACGGTTGCCGTGACCCGCGAAATCGACGGCGGCGCGCAGACCGTTTCGCTGAAACTGCCGGCCATCGTCACCACTGACCTGCGTTTGAACGAGCCGCGCTACGCGTCCCTGCCAAACATCATGAAAGCCAAGAAGAAGCCTCTCGAGACGCTGACTCCGGACGCTTTGGGCGTTTCCACCGCCTCCACCAACAAGACCCTTAAAGTCGAAGCGCCGGCTGCACGCAGCGCGGGCAT